The genomic interval tccctgggcagtccatGTTCTGTGTGTGCACCCCAATACTCCAACACTCTTTCCAACCCACTGGAAAGCTCCAACTGGCATTGATTCCTTGCCAAAAGCAGTGATATCCCATGGCTCCAGGCTGTTTCACTGGACACATGCCAGAACTAATGGAAGTGAGGCACCCCCCATTGGCCTGGAAACGCTCCAACAGAGGGAATACTGTAGATAACCAGACCCTGAGCAAGCCAaccctcagcacagagctgcaggtgaaATTTGGGATGCACACAACACCCTGGGCCTCACCTTGTGCCCATCCAAGTGGGCAATATCCATCTCAAAGCCTGTCAGTGCCTCGACCAGCGAGATTGTCACGTTTGTGTACAAGTCATCTCCTCTCCTTTCAAACACTGGGTGCCTGTGGAAATAAGAGCCATTGAACTTTACTCCTTCCCCAGAGGGGAAACAGGTCCTTGAGCTTCTTTCCTTCAATTTGGGAGGTTGGAGAAATCATAAATAGGAGGGGAAGTGAGGAATGAATCAAATTTAGCTTCATTTTCCTGTATAAGATATGCACTGATAAATGTCTTTTCTATTTCTAGGGCACTGAGTGGTGAGGTGTGGCAAGAAGTCCTGACTCACACAGCAATTTTCTTAGTAGTGCATTTCCTTACAATAGCAAGATTGTGTGTTAGGGAAAAGGAGATATTTGTTCTGAATCACACATGGTGAATTCCAGCCAAAAAAAATAAGATACTTTTGACAATTCTACTTTTAACAgcatcaagtccagctcctccagcaccatGAGGGCTGAgcatcctgcacagccctgagtgccagacctgcagctgccctgctgaAGGACAAGCTCCATCTGGCCAAGCAAGAGCCCAGCTAGGCCAGAGACTTACTTGAGAACTTTTATTCGGAAGCGCAAATCTCCTGGCTCCCCATCCACGTGGGGCTCACCTGTGGGGGAGAAAGAAGAGTTTGGTTTAAAGGAAATAGTTAGGAATGAGTGGAGAGACAAGCAGGATATTAcagttgaaggaaaaaaaaaaccccaactaatTGATCTTTAGATGATCAAAATTCTGCTTAAACATCTCCTACAGAGCTTAGGGCTTTATGGGTGTTGCCTCAGCAAGGTCACACCTCTGCTTTTCTGGAAGATCTGTCTCATGTTAATGATGTCTTTTAGCCACTGAAGGGCAGAGGGGATCCCTTCAAAGCCAAAAGCTCGGAACAGATGCTCCTGCTCAGGTGTTGTCCCCACTCCCAGCTAAGGGAGTGGAACTGTGTTATCCAGACTTAGGAACATGCTCCTGGATTTCAGCACTTCCAAGCACATGGGAACCACGTGCCAGAGAAGcatggaggaggagcagctcgGAGCTGAGCACACACTCACCTTCCCCAATGAAGGGATACTCCATGCCATCCCTCACCCCTGGCTCTATCTCCACTTCCAGTGTCCTCTCTTCATTCACCAGCCTGAAAACGGGAAGAGCAACCCAGCACTCAGTTTGCAACTTGATTGATTTATTTCAGCTTCAACTCAACTTTTAATTTGTGTCCCTGGGGTAAGGAGAGCCCCCCCACAAGCTCACACATGCTCTTCTTGCTCACATCTAAACCTAGAGAGTCTCAGCTGCCTTTCTGGTGAGCTGAGACTCAGGGAGCAAAGAAGGTGAAGTTGAAAGCTCCCAAATACACAGTCAGCACCAGGGGGTGTGATGGCATTCCATTTCAGCATGGCATTCCAtatccagctgttcccagctgtgtgCTTCCCATTCAGATCTAGCTGTGGAACTCTGTGCAAGGAATAAAAGGCTGGAAGGGGAAATTGGAATGCTCTTCACCCAATAGATGTAAGAATCAAGAGTGGCTCCCTGGAAATGAGAACCCGGTGTTAAACCTTCCCGAAGTCCCCAGCTCGTCCTGGGAACACAGGCGCGCTCCCCCATCTAGCGGTGGGTTTTGGAATAAACCTCCCTACACTGACGTCCCTGCATAAAATCACGGAATTTAGGATTCTGTGGAGCAGGAAAGAGCACCAAACTCACTTGACGTTGGGACACTCATCACAAACAACTTCCTGAGTCATCTGGAAGCGCCCAGGGCCCAGCTGGGTGGTTCTCATCTCCTGCCTGCAGTTGCATTTCCGTTTGCCAGGTGCCTGTCTTGCCACTGGCTTGTTCCTGACAACCTgcagggaagagggagaggCTGATGTCAGTGTTCCTGGGTCTCCACAAGGGCCAGcatttctctgaacagagaatttggggtggaagggaccttaaagatcacctaatTCCAGCCttgtgccacaggcagggacgTTGTGTGGTGCTGCCACAATAGCTCCAAACGTGCCCTTGGCAAAACAATGACAAGTTTGCACCTTGTGATCACATGTTAAACAGCAAAAAAGCTCTCTGTGACATCACTATTGCCATTCTCTTTCCACACAGGAAAGGTAACACTAGGATGGAACACCCCACATTTTGGTTATGACACTTCCTTGTCTCACACAATGGGGAAATTATCTGGACACAACACAAAATCAACCACAGGAAAGCCAGCCAGCAGACAGGAGGGATTGTCAGCACCACAGATGGAGCTtgcttgaaagaaaataataattttccacATACTCTTCTCAGTTATATAATCTAGAAACTTGCAGTGGCACATTTGGCCATAGAAAGAGACTGAAAAATCCTCATTGTGGTTTTACAAGAATTACAAAGTGGATTTGAAGCTTATCAACAGCCTCTTAAATATTCCTTAATTCTACAGAGGGACAATTTGCACCTCTTTCAATTGGGCTGCTGCACTAATCAAGATGAGCAGCTGAGTGACAACCAACAATTCAGTATTATCACATTTATGGAGACACTGCCAGATGCAAAAGATGAATAAATGtgtgtttttttcagtaaaCTACAGGAACCAGCACCACAACATCCtccactgccagcacagaaatgcagcatCTACTTCAGCTCTAATTTTTGGGAGAAGATATTCTGAGCTCTGGTCAGGCCCCTCAAACCTGGGAACAGAAGAAACACTGAGACAAATAAACTTACTTCTACAAAGTTTCCTGAATACACCTCCTCCAGTGTGACCTCCAGGTCCACGATGATGTCACTTCCCCGGGGAATATTCCTGTCTTGCTGCCGAGGGCTTCCTCCAAACATGAATCCAAAGTCCCCAAAGAAACTGGAGTTAATCACAATGGTTAGCTCAGGAAGGAATTCTTGATGCTTCTACTCCACTAAAAAGCATCCTCCTTGCAGTCCTAAAGCTCCAGAGTGAACCCAGAAACCTCTTTTTGTTAGACAACTAAAGTCTAACACTTTAGAAGAGTTTTCTGcactaaagaaaacaaattttggaGCAGAACACTCAAAATCTGACTCTCcacactgcactgctgctcagctgccatCACTAAAAGGTGTAAACTCTGAGTAGCACTGCAAGGTACTGCTAGCAGGCTGGTTTTTAGTAGTTTAAAGACAAGAGGGATGAGGAAAACTCCCTAGGAATCCTGCATATTGTCCCtcagaacagagcagagcagagcatccTCACCCAGGATTACAGGAGCTGAGCAACTTCAGGAATTATTTTAGGAAATTTATCCAAAGGGGCAGAAAATCAGGTTCTGTCCAAGCTATGTGCAAGTGCCTTTGGTTTTTAATGCTCCAAATTCTACAGGGGCTGTGCAAGTAACCACAGCATTGCTTTGCAGAAGgcaaagtgtccccaaagtgatGTGTGACAACAGGTTAAACCCAATCACACACAGATAACCTGAGAAAGTTTCCACGTGTTTGAAGCAGGTGCTGCACCTGAAAAATCACCCACAGTGCCCAGAGGTGCCCATGTGGGAAGTCTCTACTGGATCCTGCTGGCAGCAAGGAGTGGAGCACACCAAAACTGGAAATTGCATGTAATGTATCTCTCCAAATTCTCAACTTGCACATCAGCAATCTTGGGCCAGACAAAACCCCATCAAAAGGGTGCTTGagcatcacagaatcagagcagcagctgcgaAGGGGTGAAAACAGCCCAAAGGGGTTAAAACTCCTTACTGGGAGAAGATGTCTCCATGGGAGCTCTGGTGGCCATCCTTCAGGCCCTCCTCTCCATAGGCATCGTActgcttcctcttctcctcGTCTGACAGCACCTGGaaaaggcagggatggagcaaaGGCTCACCTGGAGCTCAAGGGAGGTGTTGGACAAGGCTCTGAGGGCCCCCAGCACTTTTCACTGGGGACTCTGCAGGAGCCAAGCTTGCTGTGCTGTCTGCAAAAGTTAAGCCCATAAAAAAGCACACTTCATTCATTaaaaaggcaggagcagcctggaaaacaTAAACACGGAGTTTatcttaaatattaaaaaaactaaTCACAAGGAATACTCAAATCCTACAAAGCAGGACATGCTGAGACAAATAATCACATACCATCATGTCTCAGCCATGACTTTTAAgcattgattttatttcctAAGTTGTGATCTTTGCTCTTTCCTGCCTCAGAGATCCAGAAGTCTCTGGTCACTTTTAGTCTTCCTTGCCCTTCCTCCTTTATTGATCATATTTGGAAAAGCCAGGGTTGGCAGTTTGGCTTTCAGAAGGCTGTAGAGGAGTGGGAACAGACGGAGAAGCAACTCAACAGGTGGAGAAGCAGCTAAAAGAGGAAAACCAGCtgaatttggggtgtttggagaagctgtggctgccccatccctggaggtgtccaaggccaggtgggatggggcttggaacaacctgggacagtggaaggtgtccctgcccatggcagggggtggaaatggatgagctttaaggtccctcccaactcaaATCATGCTGAGATTCTGTGGAATTATAACCACTGATAAATGCTAGCAACAAGGGAAAATCAGCAGTGACTTCACCAATTCCACCCAGCAGGTAAGGGTTCAGTTCTCCCTTTGCACCTGAGACTCCCATGGAAACTcctcccaaacccatcctgaGACCCATGGCTCTTTGCAGAAGAGTCTCACTCCCTCTCCTGGGATCAGTCTCTTTCCTGGTTCCAACAGCTGAAttcagagcacacagctccagTCTGGAATCACTGAGCCTGTGAAAATGAAGACACTGAGCAGGTTCATTAACCTATTTTCCCCTCAATTTTTTGGGAAAGCTTTGCCATAATCAGCTACCTAGACCTTGAACAGCAGTGCTGTTAACAGAGAGTTTATGGTGaggaaaattctgctttatAAGGGACACCCAATTCTGGTTCCATTCTGCCCAAAAATCAACTCACTGTGTCCCAAAGATAGTTCAGCAGAAGGATTTCCAAGCTGTCCTGGCTAAACACAGATAAAAACCTGGCAGGGAACGCATCAAAAGCTTCCTCCAAACCTCACACACATGAATACTGGATTTCTGATTTGATTTTACAACCATTTTTTCACTCAGCTTTCAAACAGAAAGAATAATCTCAGCTGCTGGCAAACACTTAAACCAGCTGGAACTTgaggaagaggcagagaaaTCCTTTGCCAGCAGGAAGTGCCAACAAGATCCCAGCTCACAGAAGCAGCACCAAGCTCACAGCTCCATCAATCCTGAAGTGCTCACAGTTCCATCCTGAGGTGCTGCAAATGATAGAGAATtacttttcccccccaaaaatgtcTTTATATAAATTTTCCCTGTGATAATAAAGCCAGTTTATCTAAGTCAGAACTAAAAAGGGGTCCCAGCttttagagaaaacaaaagtgaaCAGTTTTCTTTCTCAACACAAAGAACCAAATGCCAACTGGTTCTCTCACTTCCTCTTTTGGGGAATATTTGCATATCTGAGGAGCACCAGGGATGGaagcaggagccaggctgcaaaccctttttcctgcagctggtttTTCCCTAAGGACCCCAAACTCCCACCCAGAGAGCAATTCACTGCTAGGAATTTCTGCTAATGGAATTTTTCAGCATCATCTTCCTCTCTGCTGCacaggaggggagcaggagcagatggagtgacaaaaaggagagaaaacatgGAAGAAACAGCCTCTATTCCATCACTGTGTATGTACAGCCAAGGAAAGCAGGCTTTGACTTCACACCTTTGGGCAATACAATGATCtgtatttgatttatttaatgTCCTGGGTTATTAGTGTGGGGGATAATTTGCATGCCACAACATCATCATGGAATAACAGGAATCCTGCTGCGTCCCACAATTACATTTCTCACTTAATATCCTCTAAACCCAAGGACAGCCTCTTTTACTTCCCATCAGCTCAGACTGACCCCAGCCAGGCCCTACACACacttggagctgctgcacctCCACTTCTCCCCTGAGGATCTGGGAATAAATTCCAAAAAACTTTAAGCTGGTGCCTTAGCTGCCTTCTGGCTGAGAGGTGTTGGATGGTcctctggcaggagcagctctccaaGCAACCTGGTAGGCTCTGGATCTTTGTTTGTTATTTGGGAGAGTCTGGAACTGGATGTATTAACAGGGGCTGGATGGATTTTGGTGTAGTATAAAAGAAACCTGCCCTTCCTTGCAAGGTCTTTATCCGTGTTTAGCCAGGACAGCTTGGAAATCCTTCTGCTGAACTGGCTGTGGGACACAGTGAgttgatttgttttttctggaTAAAATGGAAACAGAATTGGGTGTCTCTTATAAAGCAATTTGGTATGCTCTGgatctttgtttttcatttgggaGAGTATCTGGAACTGGTTGTACTAAGAGGGGAAGGATGGAATTTGGTGTAGTAATAGGGGGAGGATGAAAATTgatgagaaggagaaggaataaaggaaatttgatgtggaaggtgtccatgcCCATGGTGAAGGGATGGAATGAGATCATCttcaagtcccttccaaccttacccatcctgggattctgtgacaatAAGAGATGTGAGATGGAATTCAATATATTAACAGGGGGAAGATGGAATTTCACATGGTACAGGGGAAGGATGGATTCCAGCTGCACCTTGGGGAAAAGCCTTTAATTCCCTACAAACCTTCTTTTCCATCCCCTGAACGCTCCAGGATCAATCCTACGAGCCCCATCCAcccttcccagcctggggaggccATTCCCGGCTCCCTTAGGGACACTCCCAGCTCCCGGCCTCACCTCGTAGGCAGCGCCCAGGTCCTGGAACTTCTCCTGGGCGCGGGGGTCGTCGGGGTTCCTGTCGGGATGGAGCTGCAGCGCCAGTTTGCGATAGGCCTTCTTGATGTCCTTGATGGAGGCGCCGCGGGACACCCCCAGGATCTTGTAGAAGTCTCTCCTGCCGTGGGGGGAGAGAGAAGGTGAGGGAAGGGGAGCGGGGAGAGCGTGAAGGAGAACGGGGATGGGAGAGGcgggaagggagaaggggaacAGGGGAGCGATGAGGGAAAGGCAGCGGGGTCCCGTCAGCGCCGCGCCCGCCGACCCTCAGCAGGGGGAAGGCCGGTGCTGAGGCGGAGCCCCCGGCCCGTGGGCGCGGCCCGGCGCACTCACCCCGCGGCGGCCTCTCcgcagaggcacagcaggagcaggcagaggcgGCCGATCCAGGCGGGGGCCATGGCGGGCCCGGCCCTGCCGGCTGAgggggagcggcgggagcggcgcgtCCCGGCGGCTCGCTGCGCCCCGGCCCCAGCCAATGGCAGCGCGGGGTGTTCCACGCTAGCCAATCCGAGCGCGCCTCCGCGCAACGCCGGCCAATGGGCTGCTCACACTTCACCGCCGCCGGCCAATCGCCAGCCGGAGCGTCGCATCGCAGCGCGCCGGCCACGCCTCGCCGCCCCTCCGGGGTGACTTCCTTCCAAACAGCCAATCAGCGAGCGCACCGCTTTTTCCCGCCCTCGCTCTGGCAGTCTCAGCCAATGggcggcggctcccggcggGCGGGAACGGCCGTCTCTATGGTGCCCGCGGCGGAAGCCGGaagtggcggcggcggcgatgGCGGCGGGGTCGGTGCGGTTGTGGGTGCGCACGGAGCCGTTCCTGGTGGGagcgctcccggccccgccgcccgcccgcctcGCCCCGCACTACCTGCGCAAGGCGGCCGCCTACGCCCGCGCTCGGGCGGACCAGGGCTGCTTCCCGCGGTTGAGCTGGCCCAGCTGGCGGCACCTTGCCTGcgggaagctgctgctgagccctgacATCGCCTGGCTCTACTTCGAGCTCTACCGCGGCCTCCGCGGGCCCTCCCCGACGCTCCGCCTGCGCTGGGCCGAGACTGAGGCGGCCTGCAGCAGCGCCGAGGAGCTGGAGTCGGAGCGGAGCAAGGCAAGAGCCCGGCCTAAGGCAGGGGGAGCCCCGACCCCGCCGAAAGGGGAGCCCGGCCCAGGCTGACACTTCTCTGTCTCTCCCCAGCTCTCCGTGGACACGCTGCAGTTCCTGCTGTTCCTGTACGTGCAGCAGTTCCACAACGTGTCCCTGCGGCGCTCTCTGCTCGGGGACGAgtggcccagccccaggaccAAGTCTCCCTGCCTGTCAGAGAAATCGGGCACCGGGAATAAGGTACTCGTGCCTCCGGGATTGTCCGTGTGCAGGAGGAGCCTCTTCACTCTGAGGAGGCTTGGGAAAGGAGCTGGTTTGTTCCCCGGAGAGTTTCACCTGTGAGCaaagctccagctgcagaactCCTGTTCCATAGTAAACGAAGTGATCTCTACAGTTTATAAAAAGATTCTTTAAATTTTTCGATGAGACTTTCCTGGAGTCCAAACCCAACTGACTATTCCCTGAGAGTCTTGGCAAGTCTCCTTTTGAGAAGCAGCAGTCTTTTTGTAAGTCAAGCAGGGAGCTCTCCTCATGCTCATAGTGCCTTTCCCATGATCCAGTGTGGAATTTTGCATTCCAGGGCatcacattttgtttctgagaggGGAGTTGGTTGTTCAGCTGTAGATCAGCCACATGGAAATGctgtttccttttaaaatactgCCAGGTATTTAGGAAGGAGTGGGTTGAATGTGTCCTGTGGGCAACTCTGTGTGGGAGAATGCATTACAATTTGCTACCCTGCATAAGGCCAACGCCAGCCTCTGGAATTCTGGCACAGATGTGCTGCTGTGAGCGGGATGAGCTGATGAAATGTAGCTTGGGGCAAGTTGGAGTGATTAAAAATAGGAGCTGGATAACTTTATCCTGAACTGTTGAACAAAAGTGGCGAGGACAAGGTGTAATCACAGCCCTGTGTTCCTGCAGCAAAACTCAGCTTTATGAATCTCTGCCAGAATTGCAGTCTCCTGCTTTTTTTGGGCTGGAGCCCTCTAGAATTTGAAATAAGATTCTTTCAGAGGGTTTGGTTTATTGGAGAAATGACCCTCTGCTTTTTATCCTGGCACTCaatcctggctgcagggattttccagtggagcagctccaggacctTGAGTGTCAATTATTGATTTGTGTCCTCCCTTTgaatgccagcagcagtggcctGGGTTTGTGTGGGGCTGTAGAAGAGCCTGGTGCTACTCTCTAGAATGAAATACTTGGTACTTGAGTTGGaattaaatgctttattttgaGTTTTCAGGGAGGAGATGTCTTTCCAGCTttgtgagagcagagcagaaagagaTTGAGCACTGTGCCTGACTGGGTTTCCCTCTTCTAGAAGGATTCTAAGCAAGGATTTGTATACATAATGTCCATGGAGCTTCTCAGCTTGGAGAACTCACCCcctcctgtgttttcctgcccCTCCAGAACTGGAATGAAATACTTGATACTTGAGTTGGattgaaatgctttattttgagTTTTCAGGGAGGAGATGTCTTTCCAGCTttgtgagagcagagcagaaagaaTGAGCACTGTGCCTGACTGGCTTCCCTTGTTTCAGAAGGATTCTAAGCAAGGATTTGTATACGTGATGTCCATGGGGCTTCTCAGCTTGGAGAATTCACCCCTCATGTGTTTTCCTGCCCCTCCAGAACGAATACTTGGTACTTGAGTTGGTATTTTGAGTTTTTGGGATGTCTTTCCAGCCttgtgagagcagagcagcaggaatgagcaTTGTGCCTGGCTGGCTTTCCTTCTTCTAGAAGGATTCTAAGCAAGAATTTGTATATATGATGTCCATGGAGCTTCTTGGAGAACTCACCCCCTTGTGTGTTTTCCTGCCTCTCCAGAGCTGGGATGACCAGGAGCACCTTGCCTTTGTTCAGAGCCACCTCTTGGATatcttggagctgctgctggagccagagcagctctcagcctcctcccattccagctgcagcagcctggtgtCCTTGGAAGCCGTGTGTGccctcagcttcctgctggagGGCACCGTCAGCAATTCGGGCACCGTCCGTCCCCTGCACAAGCTGGCACTcaggcagccctgccatggcctcAATGGGTACTCCAAAGGTTCCAGAACCTTCTCCCTGCCCAAGCTGGAGAGCTGGCTGCGCTCCTCCCTCACTGCCAATCCCCTGGGAATAACTGTCTGCATCAATGCTGGCAAGAATCTCGTACGGGCACAGCAAGGTGGGCAAAACTGCTGGGGAGGTGTTGTTAGATAGACAGaaatatggggggaaatggggcagtggggggacattgggatgtggggggacactgggatgtgGGGGGGAATGGAAATATGTGagcaaaatagaaatatatagaaatatatatttctatatacaGAAATACGGTAAGTGTGAgtatggaaaaacaaaagcagaagtgcacagaaatgtagaaataaatatataaaaataaatatagtaaatatataaatagaatataataaatattataaagatataaatataataaaaatatagaaataaatagaattacAAAAgtggggggggaaatgggggtgtGGGGAGACATTGGGATGTGGGAGAGAATGGAAATATGGGAGCAAAATAGAAATAGATAGAAATATACAGAAATTCAGCAAGTATGAgtatggaaaaacaaaagcagaagtgcacagaaatgtagaaataaatatataaaaaataaatatataaaaatatataaatataatgaaTATACAAATATAATACATACAATAAGgatagaaatattaaaatatatatagaaataaatagaattacAAAAGTgtggggggacattgggatgtGGAGGGGAATGGAAAAATGTGAGCAAAATAGAAATTCTATATagaaatatacagaaatatgGTAAGTGCGAgtatggaaaaacaaaagcagaagtgcacagaaatgtagaaaaaatagaaataaagatatataaaatataaaaataaatataataagtaaataaataaatataataaatatatgactataatataaaaatatgataagtatataaatataataaataaaaataaatatatagagaaataaatagaattacAAAAGTGTAGAGAAATCGGAAAATAGAAttagaaatacagaaatcaatttagaaatacagaaaaataaatctaaataaatagtataaataaaatttaaagggaaaaaaaaacagaaatgagaaCTCAGCTCTTGTTGCTGAGCAGGGATCTGGGAGTGGGGTGGGACCTGGTCTAGGTTTCCTTGTCTCCAATCCAGCCCCTCTCCTTCAGGGATGTGGCAGTGGAGCCAAGACACTTTCCCCTTTAGGATAAGGAATTTAACTCAATGTTTTGTTTCCCTGATTGCAGGGtcccaggaggggcagggaggatAGGAAAGGGCTTAAGGATTGTGTCCTAGAGGGagcatttccctttttaaacCACACAATTCCTGCTTAAAACCCACCCTCAGAATCTTCCTGCTGAGCTGAATCTTGTGTTCAGCAACAGGCTTGTGGAACTGGAGATTCTGGAACTTGTGGGAGGCTTTGAGTTCTCCTAAGTAATCTTGAAATGGTTTTGATCCTTCAGTGTCTCTCAGTTTCTGAAATTTCTGGTGGCTCATGCTGCTGACCTGCCCAGGAGGcatcagggatgctgtgggataGATCATCCTTGACCTTTGGGGCTGATTATTTTCCTGAGGGATTGCTGCACCCAGAACTTCTGTGGGCTTTGTTTTGCAGGGGGAGGATCAACCAGGAAAGCCAAGATTGCCTGCAGTGCCCGGGTGGTGCCAGAGGTGTCCCCCCTGGTGATGATGAGCCACGTGTACAAGCAGACCGTGGCCAAGAGCTCGGACACCCTGGTGGGGGCTCACGTCAGCATCTGTCGCTGCCACGATTCCTTCATTtacctcctgtcccctctgagGTGAGTTAGGCTTCTcctggacacagctggactCCTGGCTGACCATGAGTGTGTCCTGGGGGCCAGGAGGCCCGTGGGATACTGGGGGATGTTAGGAAGAGCATTCCCAGTAGGTCAGGGAGTGATGCTGCCcttctgctcagccctgtgaggcacagctggggttCCTCAGGAGGGGCAAGGAGCTCCTGAGAGGGTCCAGTGGATGATACAGAGATGATGAAGGGAGTGGAACATCTCCCTGATaagggaaggctgagggagctgggcctggttGTCTGGAGAAGACCAGACTGAGGTGGGATCCCATCAATCCATACAGAGACCTCCAGGTGGTGCCAGGCTTTGCTCAGCACTGACAGTGACAGGATaaggagcaatggccataaactaaaacacaacaGAACTTCCTTCTattgcagctgcccagggaagaggtggaatctccctctctggagacattccaaacccacctggacacgttcctgtgtcacctgctgcaggtgaccctgtggtggtgtttgcagggatcccaggatgagggaagagatgagaatcttgactccatgtttcagaaggctaatgtattattttatgatatttattatattaaaagaaaattatatattaaaactacactaaaagaatggagagaaaagaatttcatcagaaggcttgcaagaaacagaaaggaatgataataaatcTTGTGATTGAccagagagtccgagacagctggactgtggccattaattaaaagcaaccacatggaccaatcaaagatccacctgttggattccatagcagcagataattattgtttttcttttcctctgcagcttctcaggagaaaaaaatcctgtgtcacagacatgtgttatgaaaaatcctttcctta from Zonotrichia leucophrys gambelii isolate GWCS_2022_RI chromosome 9, RI_Zleu_2.0, whole genome shotgun sequence carries:
- the DNAJB11 gene encoding dnaJ homolog subfamily B member 11, which encodes MAPAWIGRLCLLLLCLCGEAAAGRDFYKILGVSRGASIKDIKKAYRKLALQLHPDRNPDDPRAQEKFQDLGAAYEVLSDEEKRKQYDAYGEEGLKDGHQSSHGDIFSHFFGDFGFMFGGSPRQQDRNIPRGSDIIVDLEVTLEEVYSGNFVEVVRNKPVARQAPGKRKCNCRQEMRTTQLGPGRFQMTQEVVCDECPNVKLVNEERTLEVEIEPGVRDGMEYPFIGEGEPHVDGEPGDLRFRIKVLKHPVFERRGDDLYTNVTISLVEALTGFEMDIAHLDGHKVHIVRDKTTKPGAKLWKKGEGLPNFDNNNIKGSLIITFDVEFPKEQLTPEQREGLKQLLKQGSVQKVYNGLQGY
- the TBCCD1 gene encoding TBCC domain-containing protein 1, producing the protein MAAGSVRLWVRTEPFLVGALPAPPPARLAPHYLRKAAAYARARADQGCFPRLSWPSWRHLACGKLLLSPDIAWLYFELYRGLRGPSPTLRLRWAETEAACSSAEELESERSKLSVDTLQFLLFLYVQQFHNVSLRRSLLGDEWPSPRTKSPCLSEKSGTGNKSWDDQEHLAFVQSHLLDILELLLEPEQLSASSHSSCSSLVSLEAVCALSFLLEGTVSNSGTVRPLHKLALRQPCHGLNGYSKGSRTFSLPKLESWLRSSLTANPLGITVCINAGKNLVRAQQGGGSTRKAKIACSARVVPEVSPLVMMSHVYKQTVAKSSDTLVGAHVSICRCHDSFIYLLSPLRSVTIEKCRNSTFVLGPVEVSVHVQSCDNIKVIAVCYRLSLSSTKGCTFHTLTPTQPLILSGNQEVSFAPFHTHYPMLEDHMAQVGLATLPNYWDSPMLVCRDSGDTSVFRLLPPSDFYTFVIPFVMEGDTTETPGGLPQEYQKVLKKRKQMVKVWQRMVKEAGLSRDQTKRLQAVVEDKFYEWLVQTGNRQQLDSLVPPALGSKQAAG